From Jeotgalibacillus haloalkalitolerans:
CAGTTCTTGATTATTGGGAAACCTGCCTTGAAGAGCTGCAGGGAATTGCACCGCCTCTGTTAAAACTATTAACTGTACAAAAACCTGAAGTAAATGGAAACAAAATTACGATAAAAGTGTCTAATGAAACAGAAGGTATGCAAATCAAAAACAAATACGCAGACATTTTAAACAGCGCATTTGAAAAATGGGGTTTCGGTCCATTTGTCCTCCATACTGAAGTATCACAGGAAGGGGCCAATGAAGAGTATGAAGCCTTTGTTGAGTCTAAAAAGAAAGAAGAAGAAGAGTGGGCAAAGCAGGCACTTGTTGAAATGCAGAAGCTTGAAGAACAGAAAAATGCTGCAGATACACATACCGGACCGGTTGCAATCGGGTATTCAATTAAACCTGACGAACCGGTCGCGATTAAGACGATCCAGGAAGAGGAGCGGAAAATTGCGATTCAGGGACTTGTATTTGATGCAGAAGTAAAAGAACTCAGAAGTGGAAGATCACTTCTAACATTTAAAGTGACAGACTACACAGACTCTATTCTTGTTAAAATGTTCTCACGTGACAAAGAAGATGCAGCTATTATGCAGCAGCTTAAAAAAGGAATGTGGGTCAGAGCAAAAGGCTCAATACAAAATGACACATTTGTAAGAGATCTGGTGATGATCGCTCAGGATGTGATGGAGATTGAACCATCACTCAGACAGGATACTTCTGATGAAAAGCGTGTAGAACTTCATTTGCATACGCCGATGAGTCAGATGGATGCTGTATCTTCAGTGTCTTCACTTGTATCCCAGGCAAAAAAATGGGGTCATAAAGCAGTAGCCATCACTGATCATGCTGTCGCACAGTCATTTCCTGAAGCGCATGCTGCAGGTGCTAAAAATGATATTAAGATCCTGTACGGGCTTGAGGCAAATCTGGTAGACGACGGTGTGCCGATTGCGTATAACACATCTGACAGAGAGCTCGAAACAGAGTCGTATATTGTCTTTGACGTTGAGACAACAGGATTATCAGCGGTTTACGATAAAATCATTGAACTTGCTGCAGTTAAAGTAAAAGAAGGGGAAATCGTGGACAGATTTGAGCGATTTGCAAATCCTCACCACCCATTATCTGCTACAACGATCAACCTTACAGGAATTACAGATGATATGGTCAGGGACGCACCTGAAATAGAAGAAGTACTTGCTGACTTTAAGGAATGGTGTCAGGATGATACGCTAGTTGCGCATAATGCTTCTTTTGATATGGGCTTTCTTAATGTGGGATATAAGCGTGCCGGTATGGAGAAAGCAGCTAATCCGGTCATTGATACACTTGAACTTGCACGATTTTTACATCCGGAATTTAAGAATCACAGATTGAATACACTTGCGAAGAAGTTTGACGTGGAGCTTACCCAGCATCACCGTGCCATTTTTGATGCGGAAGCAACAGGCTATATTCTGGCCAGACTGCTAAAAGAAGCTAAAGAAAAAGGCATTACAAATCATAATCAGCTGAATGATTATATGGGTGAAGGGGATGCCTTCAAACGTGCAAGACCAAATCACATTACGATTTTAGCTAAAACACAGGCCGGTCTTAAAAATTTGTTTAAGCTTGTATCGATCTCACACCTTGAGTATTTTTACCGGGTGCCGCGGATTCCAAGGTCACTTTTGAATAAACACAGAGAAGGTCTATTGATCGGATCAGCTTGTGATAAAGGTGAAATCTTCGAAGGGATGATGCAAAAATCACCTGAAGAAGTGGAAGAGCTAGCTGATTTTTATGATTACATTGAAGTGCAGCCTCCTGCAGCCTATCAGCATTTAATAGACTTAGAGTTAGTCAGAGATGAAGAGAATCTGAAAGAGATCATTCAGAAGGTTGTAGGTTTTGCAGATAAAATGAATATCCCGGCAGTGGCAACTGGTAACGTTCACTATGTAAATCAGGAAGATAAAATTTACAGAGAGATTCTAATTGCTTCCCAGGGCGGAGCGAACCCTTTAAATCGTCACAAGCTGCCTGATGTTCATTTCAGAACAACGAATGAAATGCTTGATGCGTTTGCATTTGTAGGTAAAGACAAAGCGAAAGAAATCGTTATAGATAACACAAATAAAATTGCTGACATGATTGAAGAAGTCACGCCAATCAAAGATGAACTCTATACACCTAAAATTGAAGGTGCAGATGAAGAAATGCGTGAGATGAGTTATGGGATGGCGAGAAGCATCTATGGCGATGAACTGCCTGAAATTGTAGAAGCAAGGCTTGAGAAAGAATTAAAAAGTATTATTGGTCACGGCTTTGCGGTTATCTATCTGATTTCTCACAAACTCGTAAAAAAATCGCTGATCGACGGGTATCTGGTAGGTTCACGGGGTTCTGTCGGATCCTCATTTGTTGCAACAATGACAGAGATCACAGAGGTCAACCCGCTGCCGCCTCATTACGTCTGTCCTGAATGTAAGCAGTCCGAGTTTTTTAATGACGGTTCTGTAGGTTCAGGTTTTGACCTTGATGATAAGGACTGTCCTGAGTGTCATGTTCCTTATATAAAAGACGGTCAGGATATTCCTTTTGAAACCTTCCTTGGTTTTAAAGGTGACAAAGTTCCTGATATTGACTTGAACTTCAGTGGCGAATATCAGCCTGTAGCGCACAATTACACAAAAGTACTCTTTGGTGAAGACTACGTTTACCGTGCAGGTACAATCGGTACAGTTGCTGATAAAACGGCCTTCGGTTATGTAAAAGGATATGCGGGTGACAATAACCTTCATTTCAGAGGAGCAGAGGTTGAAAGGCTGGCTGGCGGATGCACAGGGGTTAAGCGGACAACCGGTCAGCACCCGGGCGGTATAATCGTTGTTCCTGATTATATGGATATTTACGATTTTACACCGATTCAGTTTCCTGCAAACTCAAGTGAATCTGAATGGAAAACAACTCATTTTGACTTCCATTCAATCCACGACAACCTCTTGAAGCTGGATATACTCGGTCACGATGATCCGACAGTGATCAGAATGCTGCAGGATCTGTCCGGAATCGATCCGAAGACCATCCCGACTGATGACCCTGAAGTGATGAAAATATTCAGCGGAACCGAGTCACTCGGTGTAACTCAGGAACAGATTATGTGTAAAACCGGAACACTTGGCATTCCTGAGTTTGGAACGCGGTTTGTCAGACAGATGCTTGAGGATACAAAACCGACCACATTCTCGGAGCTTGTTCAGATTTCAGGACTTTCACACGGAACGGATGTATGGCTCGGTAACGCTCAGGAACTGATTCATAATGGGATCTGTGAGCTGTCAGATGTAATCGGCTGCCGTGATGATATTATGGTGTATCTGATCTATCAGGGACTTGAACCTTCACTGGCTTTTAAAATTATGGAGTTTGTCCGTAAAGGAAAAGGCCTATCACCTGAGTGGGAAGAGGAAATGAAAAATAACGGTGTGCCTGACTGGTATATTGATTCATGTAAAAAGATTAAATATATGTTTCCAAAAGCTCACGCAGCAGCCTACGTATTAATGGCTGTTAGAATCGCCTATTTCAAAGTGCATCATCCGATTTTATACTATGCAGCTTACTTTACTGTGCGTGCAGAGGATTTCGATCTTGAAGCAATGGCAGCCGGGTCCCAGGCGATCAAGGCGAAGATTGAAGGAATCAATGCAAAAGGCCTTGATGCTTCACCGAAGGAAAAAAGTTTGCTGACAGTGCTTGAACTGTGTCTTGAAATGGTTGAAAGAGGTTATACTTTTAAACAAGTGGACCTTTATAAGTCAGATGCCAAAGAGTTTAAGATTGAAGGCAATTCATTAATTCCGCCATTCAATGCGATCCCCGGTCTTGGAACGAATGCCGCGATCAATATTGTTGAAGCCAGAAAAAATGGGGAGTTTCTTTCGAAAGAGGATCTTCAAAAGCGCGGGAAGGTTTCTAAGACAATTATTGAGTATCTGGATTCTCAGGGGTGCCTTGCCGGTCTGCCTGATCAGAATCAATTATCGCTATTTTAAGCCATTTGCACGGGTTCGCAATATATGGTATTATATTCACGGAAATGTTTTAGATAACTCTGACGTCAAAAGAGTGGGTGCCGCCCGCTCTTTTGTGTTGTTTCAGGCATTTTTCAGAGAATGATGGAGGAAACAGATGAGTAAAATTACAGAACTAACTGAAGAACTTGTAAACCCAATTCTAGAGGATATGAACCTTGAACTAGTAGATGTGGAGTTTGTGAAGGAAGGATCTAACTGGTTTCTTCGTGTGTTCATCGATAAAGAGTCCGGCGTTGATATTGAAGAATGCGGGATTGTGAGTGAACGTTTAAGTGAGAAACTGGATGAGCTCGATCCAATTCAGCAGAACTATTTTCTTGAAGTCTCGTCTCCAGGTGCTGAGCGCCCTCTGAAAAAGGAAAAGGACTTTCACAATGCAATTGGCAAACAGGTATATGTAAAAACATATGAGCCAATCGATGGCATGAAAGAAATAGAAGGCGTACTGGACAATTATGATGGAGAATCACTGAATATCACAGTGACCATCAAAACGAGAAAAAAAGAAATCACAGTTCCGAAAGAAAAAGTTGCTAAAGCAAGATTAGCCGTTACATTTTAACCGGTGAAAGGAGAGAAAAAAATGAGTACTGAATTACTCGATGCGCTCACATATCTTGAGAAAGAAAAAGGTATTGACCGCGATGTACTGATTGATGCAATTGAAGCAGCACTTGTATCTGCTTATAAGCGCAACTTTAATCAGGCACAGAATGTCCGTGTTGATTTAAACCTTGATAACGGATCCATGCGTGTATTTGCCAGAAAAGAAGTTGTAGATGAAGTATTTGATTCACGACTTGAAATTTCAATTGATGATGCACACGAAATTGATCCTGCTTATGAAGTTGGAGATATTGTTGAGCTTGAAGTAACACCGCGTGACTTTGGCCGTATTGCAGCACAAACTGCAAAGCAGGTTGTCACACAGCGTGTCAGAGAGGCAGAAAGAGGCATCATCTATACTGAATTTGTTGACCGTGAAGATGATATCATGACTGGTATTGTTCAGCGTCAGGACCACAGATTTATATATGTGGCGCTAGGCAAAATTGAGGCATTGCTTCCTTTAAATGAGCAAATGCCGAATGAATCATATAAGCCGCATGACCGGATTAAGGTTTATATTACAAAAGTTGAGAGAACAACTAAGGGCCCTCAGATCTTTGTTTCAAGAACACATCCGGGACTGCTTAAGCGTCTGTTTGAAATTGAAGTACCTGAAATCTTTGACGGTACAGTAGAAATCAAATCAGTATCACGCGAAGCAGGAGACCGCTCTAAAATTTCAGTGCACTCTGATAATGAAGAAGTGGATGCAGTTGGTGCATGTGTCGGTGCCAAGGGTGGCCGTGTACAGGCAGTCGTCAATGAACTGAAGGGTGAAAAGATTGATATTGTTGAATGGTCAGAAGACCCGACTGTATTTGTTGCGAATGCACTCAGCCCTTCGAAGGTTGTAGATGTACAGGTGAACGAAGAAGATAAGGCAACTACTGTAGTTGTGCCTGATTATCAACTTTCACTGGCAATCGGAAAGCGCGGACAGAACGCAAGACTTGCAGCGAAGCTGACAGGCTGGAAGATCGATATTAAGAGTGAAACAGATGCACGTGAGATGGGTATTTTCCCACGCGATGATCAGCCGCTTTTCTCAGATGAAGATATGGAAAATTCATTCTCATATCCGGATGACGACATCGAGTAAAGGAGTTCATTCCAGTGACAAAGAAACGTAAAATACCTTTACGGAAATGTGTTGCAACGCATGAAATGAAAGAAAAAAAAGAAATGATCCGCATCGTCCGTTCAAAAGAAGGGATCGTATCAATTGATCCTACCGGAAAGAAATCAGGACGCGGCGCATATTTATCTAAAGATAAAGAAGCAATATTGAAAGCCAGAAAGAAAAATGTATTAGCAAGCCACTTAGAAGCTGAAGTACCGGATGAACTGTATGACGAGCTTCTTGCATATGTGGAAGCGGGACACAAATGAGACAGCCGCAATGGATGTCATTATTGGGTCTTGCGACTCGGGCAGGAAAAGTAATATCCGGCGAAGAATTAGTAGTAAAAGAGATCAGAAACAGTAAAGCAAAGCTTGTTTTACTGTCAGAAGATGCCTCTGCCAACACGCAGAAAAAAGTGACGGATAAAGCATCTTACTACCACGTTCCAGTCAGAATGGTGAATGACCGTTATACACTTGGACAACTGATCGGCAAGGACGCAAGAGTAACAGTTGCTGTTCTTGATAAAGGCTTCGCCGATAAACTGATCTCACTGCTCGACGAATCTTAACGGGGGTGAACGAATGAGTAAGGTACGTGTATATGAATACGCAAAAAAACAGAATGTCACCAGTAAAGAAGTAATTGATAAATTAAAAACGATGAATATTGAAGTGAAAAACCACATGGCAGCGTTGGAAAGTGATGCTGTAGCGAAACTGGATAAAGCTTATACAGGAGGTCAGAGTCAATCTGCCAAACCTCAAAATAAGCCTCAAAACCAAAACCGCACAGGCGGTCAGCAAAACCGTGGAGGCCAGGGTGGCGGACCACAGGGTAACCGTGGCGGTAAAGGCGGCCAGCAGGGTGGCAAAGGCCGCGGCCAGCAGCGCCCGGGACAAAACAGAGGCGGTAAGAACAACCGTAACCAAAAGAACAAGCAGCCATTCACTCCAACGCCAATGAAGCCTAGAGAGCTTCCTGAAAAAATTACTTTTACGGAGTCTCTTACAGTAGCAGAGCTTGCGAAAAAACTTCACAGAGAACCTTCTGAAGTTGTTAAAAAGCTCTTCATGGTTGGCGTTATGGCAACAGTAAATCAGGAACTTGATAAAGATGCAATTGAGCTGATCTGTGAGGATTACGGTGTTGAGGTTGAAGAAGAAATTCTTGTTGATTCAACAGATCTGGAAACATATTTCGAGGAAGAATCAGATGCTGATAAGCTGGTAGAACGTCCATCAGTTGTAACAATTATGGGACACGTCGATCACGGTAAAACTACACTTCTTGATTCAATCCGTAAAACAAAGGTAACTGAAGGCGAAGCTGGTGGTATTACACAGCATATCGGTGCCTACCAGATCGAAAACGATGACAAGAAAATCACTTTCCTTGATACACCTGGACACGCTGCTTTTACAACAATGCGTGCACGTGGTGCAAAGGTAACGGATATTACAATTCTTGTTGTTGCAGCTGATGACGGTGTGATGCCTCAGACTGTTGAAGCAATCAATCATGCGAAAGCAGCAGAAGTACCAATCATTATTGCAGTGAATAAAATGGACAAGCCTTCAGCTAACCCGGATCGTGTTATGCAGGAGCTGACTGAACATGGTCTTGTACCGGAAGCATGGGGCGGGGATACGATTTTCGTTCCTGTATCAGCGTTGACAGGCGATGGCATTGACAGCCTGCTTGAAATGATCGTTCTTGTGTCGGAAGTTGAAGAATTAAAAGCAGATCCGACTCGCCGTGCAATGGGTACAGTGATTGAAGCTGAGCTTGACAAAGGCCGTGGATCAGTTGCCACACTTCTTGTACAGGACGGTACACTCCGCGTTGGAGATCCGATTGTTGTGGGTACTACGTTCGGCCGTGTTCGTGCGATGGTCAACGATGTTGGCCGCCGTGTGAAAGAAGCTGGACCATCAACACCTGTTGAAATTACAGGTTTGAATGATGTGCCGCTTGCCGGTGACCGTTTTGTTGTATTTGAAGACGAAAAAACAGCACGCTCTATCGGTGAATCACGTGCTCAACAGGCACTTCAGGCCCAGCGTGGAGAAAAGACGCGTGTATCTCTTGATAACCTGTTCGAACAAATGAAACAGGGCGAGATGAAGGATCTGAATGTAATTGTTAAAGGTGACGTTCAGGGTTCTGTAGAAGCAGTAGCTGCTTCACTGCTTAAGATTGAGGTCGAAGGTGTTAATGTTAAAATCATTCACACAGCAGTTGGTGCGATCACAGAATCTGATATTACGCTTGCTGCCGCTTCTAATGCAATTGTAATCGGATTTAACGTCCGTCCTGATGCAAATGCAAAACGTGCAGCAGATGCAGAACAAGTTGACGTGAGACTTCATAGAATTATTTATAAGGTCATTGAAGAGATTGAGTCTGCAATGACAGGTCTCCTTGACCCTGAATATGAAGAAAAAGTGATCGGTCAGGCTGAAGTCCGTCAGACATTCAAAGTTTCAAAAGTTGGAACAATTGCCGGAAGTTATGTAACAGAAGGTAAAATTACGCGTGATAGCGGCGTCAGATTAATCCGTGACGGCATCGTCGTATTTGAAGGCGAACTCGATACGCTGAAACGTTATAAAGATGATGCCAAAGAAGTAGCAAAAGGCTACGAGTGTGGTATTACACTTAAAAACTATAATGATGTAAAAGAAGGGGACATTTTTGAAGCGTTTGTGATGGAAGAAATCAAACGCTGATGATTGTCAGAGCTGAATGTGAATTTCACTTGCCTCTTTCACACTCATTAAAAGATAAGAGATCTGTGTTAAAACGGGTCCTTACGAGGGTAAAGCAAAAGTATAATGTTTCCGCTGCTGAGACAGACTATCAGGATAAGTGGCAGCGAACAGTAATTGAATTGGTTTCAGCAGCTGCAGATTATGCAGCTGCTGAAATTGAAATTAAACGGGCAATATCACTGATGGAATCTTTTCCGGAGTGGGAACCCGTTGCTGCCGAGATAGAAAGACTTTAACGGAAACAAATCTTCTTGATAAGAGGTGGCATGTTATGTCATTGCGCTCAAACAGAGTCGGAGAACAAATGAAGAAAGAGCTTGGCGATATTATTGGCCGTAAGATTAAAGATCCGAGAATCGGCTTTGTAACAGTAACCGATGTTGAAGTCACAGGTGACCTTCAGCAGGCGACTGTATACATTACAGTACTTGGTGATGAAGAACAGCGTGAAAACACACTTCGCGGCCTTGCTAAAGCAAAAGGATTTATCCGTTCTGAAATTGGACAGAGAATCAGGCTGAGAAAGACACCTGAACTGTTATTTGAATTCGATGAATCAATTGAAACGGGTAACCGGATTGAATCATTGATTCGTGATTTAAAGGAACGTGAATAAGAAAAATGGCAGGCAGATTACATTCTGTCTGCTTTTTTTGAATGGAAATCCGGATAACTAAAATGAACAGGAGTAATGATGATGAACGGCATACTACCACTCTGGAAAGAACCCGGTATGACTTCCCACGACTGCGTATTTAAAGTCAGAAAAATTCTAAAAACGAAAAAAGTAGGTCACACTGGTACACTTGACCCTGATGTTGATGGTGTTCTGCCAATTTGTATTGGCCGGGCCACGAAAATCGCAGAATACATAACTGAAGCAGGAAAATCCTACAGAGCACAAATTGTGATCGGTGAATCAACTGAAACCGAAGACGCTTCAGGGAAAGTAATTGAAAAGAAAACAGTTGATCAACCATTTACGCTTGAACAGCTGCAGAAAGCTGCAGTACAACTTAGGGGGGATATTGAACAGACGCCTCCTATGTACTCTGCAGTTAAAGTAAATGGGAAAAGACTGTACGAATATGCCAGAGAAGGTAAAGTAATCGAACGTCCCTCGAGAGTCGTGCGTATTAATGAAATTGCGATCGATGAGTCTTCTCTTCATTTTGACGAATCCAATCACACTTTTATGTTTGAAGCGGATATCTCCTGCGGTAAAGGTACATATATCAGAACGCTGGCTGTAATGATCGGGGAATACCTTGGATACCCTGGGCATATGTCAAAATTAACAAGAACTTCCTCTGCCCAATTTACAGCCTCTGACTGCGTCACACTGGAAGAGCTGGCAGCACTTTCTGATCAGCAGGCTGTATTAAAACCAATGGAACTCGGTTTATCCGGATTGAAGAAGATCTCAGTAAGTGATACAGTTGCTAGTAAAGTGAAACATGGTGCGGTATTACCAGTGACTCCCGATTGGCCCGCAGAAATGGGAGAGCCGGTAGCTGTATTTGATCAGCAGAAAGTTTTGGCTATTTATCACCTACATCCGGAAAAGGCTGGAATGATGAAGCCAGTAAAAGTGATTTGGACAGGATGAGAAAGGAATTGTCATGAAAGTATATACGCTTCACCATCCGCATGAAATGAAACAGGAAGATTTTCCTCCGATCTCAATTGCACTCGGCTTTTTTGACGGTGTTCATCTCGGGCACCGTAAAGTCATTCAGAAGGCAATCGATTATGCGAAAGAAAATGGAATTAAAAGTGCTGTGATGACCTTTGACCCTCACCCTTCGGTTGTACTGAGTGCCAAAAAAAGCAGTGTGCAGTACTTATCGTCTTTAGATCAAAAAATAAAAAAGATCGAAGCTTTAGGTGTTGATTACTTACTTGTTGTACGATTTACATCAGCCTTTGCGTCGCTTGAGCCTCAGGAATTTGTTGATCAGTACTTAATCGGATTAAATGCTGTGCATGTTACAGCCGGGTTTGATTATTCCTATGGTAAGTTTGGACGAGGCAAAATGGAAACTCTTCCGTTTCATGCACGTGGAAAATTCACATCCACTACAGTTGAAAAACAGACAGATGAAAATGAAAAGATCAGTTCAACAAGAATACGTGAACTGTTATCGCAGGGGCAGCCCGGAAAAGCGGCGCGGCTGCTTGGGATGCCACACGAAACAGAAGGGCTTGTCGTGCATGGTGAAAAGCGCGGACGCAAAATCGGCTTTCCCACTGCTAACATTGACATTGAAAATGGACTGCTGATCCCGTCACCAGGCGTATATGCAGTAAAAATGAATGTAAATCATACATGGTATGATGGTGTCTGCAATGTAGGATATAAACCTACATTTAATG
This genomic window contains:
- a CDS encoding PolC-type DNA polymerase III, producing MSTDLSKREKFRLLLTQLNMTGDLYADHFEEAEIEKLAVHKKEKKWHFVFQLRSVVPCQVMKDFTARLNQSFQHIAQVSFTIRLADADVSADTVLDYWETCLEELQGIAPPLLKLLTVQKPEVNGNKITIKVSNETEGMQIKNKYADILNSAFEKWGFGPFVLHTEVSQEGANEEYEAFVESKKKEEEEWAKQALVEMQKLEEQKNAADTHTGPVAIGYSIKPDEPVAIKTIQEEERKIAIQGLVFDAEVKELRSGRSLLTFKVTDYTDSILVKMFSRDKEDAAIMQQLKKGMWVRAKGSIQNDTFVRDLVMIAQDVMEIEPSLRQDTSDEKRVELHLHTPMSQMDAVSSVSSLVSQAKKWGHKAVAITDHAVAQSFPEAHAAGAKNDIKILYGLEANLVDDGVPIAYNTSDRELETESYIVFDVETTGLSAVYDKIIELAAVKVKEGEIVDRFERFANPHHPLSATTINLTGITDDMVRDAPEIEEVLADFKEWCQDDTLVAHNASFDMGFLNVGYKRAGMEKAANPVIDTLELARFLHPEFKNHRLNTLAKKFDVELTQHHRAIFDAEATGYILARLLKEAKEKGITNHNQLNDYMGEGDAFKRARPNHITILAKTQAGLKNLFKLVSISHLEYFYRVPRIPRSLLNKHREGLLIGSACDKGEIFEGMMQKSPEEVEELADFYDYIEVQPPAAYQHLIDLELVRDEENLKEIIQKVVGFADKMNIPAVATGNVHYVNQEDKIYREILIASQGGANPLNRHKLPDVHFRTTNEMLDAFAFVGKDKAKEIVIDNTNKIADMIEEVTPIKDELYTPKIEGADEEMREMSYGMARSIYGDELPEIVEARLEKELKSIIGHGFAVIYLISHKLVKKSLIDGYLVGSRGSVGSSFVATMTEITEVNPLPPHYVCPECKQSEFFNDGSVGSGFDLDDKDCPECHVPYIKDGQDIPFETFLGFKGDKVPDIDLNFSGEYQPVAHNYTKVLFGEDYVYRAGTIGTVADKTAFGYVKGYAGDNNLHFRGAEVERLAGGCTGVKRTTGQHPGGIIVVPDYMDIYDFTPIQFPANSSESEWKTTHFDFHSIHDNLLKLDILGHDDPTVIRMLQDLSGIDPKTIPTDDPEVMKIFSGTESLGVTQEQIMCKTGTLGIPEFGTRFVRQMLEDTKPTTFSELVQISGLSHGTDVWLGNAQELIHNGICELSDVIGCRDDIMVYLIYQGLEPSLAFKIMEFVRKGKGLSPEWEEEMKNNGVPDWYIDSCKKIKYMFPKAHAAAYVLMAVRIAYFKVHHPILYYAAYFTVRAEDFDLEAMAAGSQAIKAKIEGINAKGLDASPKEKSLLTVLELCLEMVERGYTFKQVDLYKSDAKEFKIEGNSLIPPFNAIPGLGTNAAINIVEARKNGEFLSKEDLQKRGKVSKTIIEYLDSQGCLAGLPDQNQLSLF
- the rimP gene encoding ribosome maturation factor RimP, which gives rise to MSKITELTEELVNPILEDMNLELVDVEFVKEGSNWFLRVFIDKESGVDIEECGIVSERLSEKLDELDPIQQNYFLEVSSPGAERPLKKEKDFHNAIGKQVYVKTYEPIDGMKEIEGVLDNYDGESLNITVTIKTRKKEITVPKEKVAKARLAVTF
- the nusA gene encoding transcription termination factor NusA gives rise to the protein MSTELLDALTYLEKEKGIDRDVLIDAIEAALVSAYKRNFNQAQNVRVDLNLDNGSMRVFARKEVVDEVFDSRLEISIDDAHEIDPAYEVGDIVELEVTPRDFGRIAAQTAKQVVTQRVREAERGIIYTEFVDREDDIMTGIVQRQDHRFIYVALGKIEALLPLNEQMPNESYKPHDRIKVYITKVERTTKGPQIFVSRTHPGLLKRLFEIEVPEIFDGTVEIKSVSREAGDRSKISVHSDNEEVDAVGACVGAKGGRVQAVVNELKGEKIDIVEWSEDPTVFVANALSPSKVVDVQVNEEDKATTVVVPDYQLSLAIGKRGQNARLAAKLTGWKIDIKSETDAREMGIFPRDDQPLFSDEDMENSFSYPDDDIE
- the rnpM gene encoding RNase P modulator RnpM, whose translation is MTKKRKIPLRKCVATHEMKEKKEMIRIVRSKEGIVSIDPTGKKSGRGAYLSKDKEAILKARKKNVLASHLEAEVPDELYDELLAYVEAGHK
- a CDS encoding YlxQ family RNA-binding protein, with the translated sequence MRQPQWMSLLGLATRAGKVISGEELVVKEIRNSKAKLVLLSEDASANTQKKVTDKASYYHVPVRMVNDRYTLGQLIGKDARVTVAVLDKGFADKLISLLDES
- the infB gene encoding translation initiation factor IF-2, with protein sequence MSKVRVYEYAKKQNVTSKEVIDKLKTMNIEVKNHMAALESDAVAKLDKAYTGGQSQSAKPQNKPQNQNRTGGQQNRGGQGGGPQGNRGGKGGQQGGKGRGQQRPGQNRGGKNNRNQKNKQPFTPTPMKPRELPEKITFTESLTVAELAKKLHREPSEVVKKLFMVGVMATVNQELDKDAIELICEDYGVEVEEEILVDSTDLETYFEEESDADKLVERPSVVTIMGHVDHGKTTLLDSIRKTKVTEGEAGGITQHIGAYQIENDDKKITFLDTPGHAAFTTMRARGAKVTDITILVVAADDGVMPQTVEAINHAKAAEVPIIIAVNKMDKPSANPDRVMQELTEHGLVPEAWGGDTIFVPVSALTGDGIDSLLEMIVLVSEVEELKADPTRRAMGTVIEAELDKGRGSVATLLVQDGTLRVGDPIVVGTTFGRVRAMVNDVGRRVKEAGPSTPVEITGLNDVPLAGDRFVVFEDEKTARSIGESRAQQALQAQRGEKTRVSLDNLFEQMKQGEMKDLNVIVKGDVQGSVEAVAASLLKIEVEGVNVKIIHTAVGAITESDITLAAASNAIVIGFNVRPDANAKRAADAEQVDVRLHRIIYKVIEEIESAMTGLLDPEYEEKVIGQAEVRQTFKVSKVGTIAGSYVTEGKITRDSGVRLIRDGIVVFEGELDTLKRYKDDAKEVAKGYECGITLKNYNDVKEGDIFEAFVMEEIKR
- a CDS encoding DUF503 family protein, yielding MLKRVLTRVKQKYNVSAAETDYQDKWQRTVIELVSAAADYAAAEIEIKRAISLMESFPEWEPVAAEIERL
- the rbfA gene encoding 30S ribosome-binding factor RbfA, with translation MSLRSNRVGEQMKKELGDIIGRKIKDPRIGFVTVTDVEVTGDLQQATVYITVLGDEEQRENTLRGLAKAKGFIRSEIGQRIRLRKTPELLFEFDESIETGNRIESLIRDLKERE
- the truB gene encoding tRNA pseudouridine(55) synthase TruB; the encoded protein is MNGILPLWKEPGMTSHDCVFKVRKILKTKKVGHTGTLDPDVDGVLPICIGRATKIAEYITEAGKSYRAQIVIGESTETEDASGKVIEKKTVDQPFTLEQLQKAAVQLRGDIEQTPPMYSAVKVNGKRLYEYAREGKVIERPSRVVRINEIAIDESSLHFDESNHTFMFEADISCGKGTYIRTLAVMIGEYLGYPGHMSKLTRTSSAQFTASDCVTLEELAALSDQQAVLKPMELGLSGLKKISVSDTVASKVKHGAVLPVTPDWPAEMGEPVAVFDQQKVLAIYHLHPEKAGMMKPVKVIWTG
- the ribF gene encoding bifunctional riboflavin kinase/FAD synthetase, whose protein sequence is MKVYTLHHPHEMKQEDFPPISIALGFFDGVHLGHRKVIQKAIDYAKENGIKSAVMTFDPHPSVVLSAKKSSVQYLSSLDQKIKKIEALGVDYLLVVRFTSAFASLEPQEFVDQYLIGLNAVHVTAGFDYSYGKFGRGKMETLPFHARGKFTSTTVEKQTDENEKISSTRIRELLSQGQPGKAARLLGMPHETEGLVVHGEKRGRKIGFPTANIDIENGLLIPSPGVYAVKMNVNHTWYDGVCNVGYKPTFNDPDQAQLSVEVHLFEFNDSIYGENVRVQWIERIRSEKKFNGIDELIAQIEKDKDSAIEILKR